Proteins encoded together in one Micromonospora kangleipakensis window:
- a CDS encoding glycoside hydrolase family 3 protein — MLALGLAAPANAQESYPFQNPDLSLSKRVDDLLGRLTLDEKISLLHQYQPAIPRLGIKAFKTGTEALHGVAWTSDASGNQLLAKGTVFPQAIGLASTWDPELIKQVGRATGVEARGYHATNDERMLWGLNMWAPVTNLLRDPRWGRNEEGYSEDPTLTGAIATAYGKGLQGGNPKYLLTAPTLKHYLAYNNDDGPAGSGLDRDTTDSQVPERVLNEYDREAFRPTLAADAATGVMTSYNLVNGRPATVSADLNTVVRSWTKKPLFHVSDAYAPGGLSESQKYYANDTEAFAAVVKSGNDSFTIGNGDNSRTVNAIKNALAQGLLTEADIDPAVRDVLSIRVRLGEFDPDGGPYAKITSSVIGNTAHKKLARQTAADAQVLLKNSGILPLDAAKTKKVAVVGPLAKVLYRDWYSAELPYKVTPVDGIKERLGSSGTVTDSEGADRIALKDVGSGKYVTAGTGDGGALLKATAATAGATEQFDVFDWGQGIVTLRAVANGKFVGRYNWGSNFANDQSEPNGWFVQQIFKLEKQDDGNYLLRYAGYEKAYGWADPSTVYAKVADDGTLQLATKADATKFSKEVVSSGVDEAVKAVTGADTAVVVVGSNPWINGREDHDRTTMVLAEGQEELVKAVRKANPNTIVVVENSYPTTLNWEQANVPAILWTTHAGPETGHALADVLFGDVNPSGRLTQTWYKSDADLPSMFDYDIIKSNRTYLYYQGTPLYPFGYGLSYSTFRYGTPRLSAGQVGAGGTVTVSVDVTNTSKVAGDEVVQLYTHQRTSRDKQPVKQLRTFAKVHLGAGQTKSVQLRLKAADLAHWDVTRGNWVVESSSYDVLIGSSSADIRQRTTLRVNGEKIPARDLSKTTQAITFDDYSGAKLVDESKATGTAVGGATGDWIKFADADLGSGLKGFKARTANADAGDGSVQIRLDGANGPVVGTVSVPSTGDKYTYRDVTAAVTGATGRHDVYLVFSGDLRLCTFSFTK; from the coding sequence GTGCTGGCCCTGGGTCTGGCCGCCCCGGCGAACGCCCAGGAGAGCTACCCCTTCCAGAACCCGGATCTCTCGTTGAGCAAGCGGGTCGACGATCTCCTCGGGCGACTGACCCTGGATGAGAAGATCTCGCTGCTGCACCAATACCAGCCGGCCATCCCCAGGCTGGGCATCAAGGCCTTCAAGACGGGCACCGAAGCGTTGCACGGCGTCGCATGGACCAGCGACGCCTCCGGCAACCAACTGCTGGCCAAGGGCACGGTGTTCCCGCAGGCCATCGGGCTGGCCAGCACGTGGGACCCGGAGCTGATCAAGCAGGTCGGCCGGGCGACCGGTGTCGAGGCGCGCGGTTACCACGCCACCAACGATGAGCGGATGCTGTGGGGCCTGAACATGTGGGCCCCGGTCACCAACCTGCTGCGCGACCCCCGCTGGGGCCGCAACGAGGAGGGTTACTCCGAGGACCCGACGCTGACCGGCGCGATCGCCACCGCGTATGGCAAGGGCCTGCAGGGCGGCAATCCCAAGTACCTACTGACCGCGCCGACGCTCAAGCACTATCTGGCGTACAACAACGACGACGGCCCCGCCGGCTCGGGGCTGGACCGGGACACCACCGACTCGCAGGTGCCCGAGCGCGTGCTGAATGAATACGACCGGGAGGCGTTCCGGCCGACCCTGGCGGCCGACGCGGCGACCGGCGTGATGACCTCCTACAACCTGGTCAACGGGCGGCCCGCGACCGTCAGCGCGGACCTGAACACGGTGGTTCGCTCGTGGACCAAGAAGCCGCTGTTCCACGTTAGCGACGCCTACGCGCCCGGCGGTCTGAGCGAGTCGCAGAAGTACTACGCCAACGACACCGAGGCGTTCGCCGCCGTCGTCAAATCCGGCAACGACAGCTTTACCATCGGCAACGGCGACAACAGCAGGACGGTCAACGCGATCAAGAACGCGCTGGCGCAGGGGCTGCTCACCGAGGCCGACATCGACCCAGCGGTGCGCGACGTCCTCAGCATCCGGGTCCGGCTCGGCGAGTTCGACCCCGACGGCGGCCCGTACGCCAAGATCACCTCGTCGGTGATCGGCAACACCGCGCACAAGAAGCTGGCCCGGCAGACCGCCGCCGATGCACAGGTGCTGCTGAAGAACTCCGGCATCCTGCCCCTCGACGCGGCCAAGACCAAGAAGGTCGCCGTGGTCGGCCCGCTGGCCAAGGTCCTCTACCGGGACTGGTACTCCGCGGAGCTGCCGTACAAGGTCACCCCGGTGGACGGTATCAAGGAGCGGCTCGGCTCCTCCGGCACCGTGACCGACAGCGAGGGCGCCGACCGCATCGCGCTCAAGGACGTCGGTTCCGGTAAGTACGTCACTGCGGGGACCGGTGACGGCGGTGCGCTGCTCAAGGCGACTGCCGCCACGGCGGGCGCCACCGAGCAGTTCGACGTCTTCGACTGGGGCCAGGGCATCGTCACCCTACGCGCCGTCGCCAACGGCAAGTTCGTCGGGCGCTACAACTGGGGCTCCAACTTCGCCAACGATCAGTCTGAGCCCAACGGCTGGTTCGTCCAGCAGATCTTCAAGCTGGAGAAGCAGGACGACGGCAACTACCTGCTCCGCTACGCAGGCTACGAGAAGGCCTACGGCTGGGCCGATCCGTCGACCGTCTACGCGAAGGTCGCCGACGACGGCACCTTGCAGCTCGCCACCAAGGCGGACGCCACCAAGTTCTCCAAGGAGGTGGTCAGCAGCGGTGTCGATGAGGCGGTCAAGGCCGTGACGGGTGCCGACACAGCGGTGGTGGTGGTCGGCAGCAACCCGTGGATCAACGGCCGTGAGGACCACGACCGGACCACCATGGTGCTCGCGGAGGGCCAGGAGGAGCTCGTCAAGGCGGTGCGTAAGGCCAACCCGAACACGATTGTGGTGGTGGAGAACAGCTACCCGACCACCCTCAACTGGGAGCAGGCCAACGTTCCGGCGATCCTGTGGACCACGCACGCGGGGCCGGAGACCGGGCATGCACTGGCCGACGTGCTGTTCGGCGACGTCAACCCGTCCGGGCGGCTGACCCAAACCTGGTACAAGTCCGACGCCGACCTGCCGAGCATGTTCGACTACGACATCATCAAGTCCAACCGGACCTACCTCTACTACCAGGGCACCCCGCTCTACCCGTTCGGGTACGGCCTGTCGTACAGCACTTTCAGGTACGGCACGCCACGGCTCTCGGCCGGCCAGGTCGGTGCCGGCGGCACCGTCACGGTGAGCGTCGATGTCACCAACACCAGCAAGGTCGCCGGAGACGAGGTGGTCCAGCTCTACACCCACCAGCGGACCTCCCGCGACAAGCAGCCGGTCAAGCAGCTGCGCACCTTCGCCAAGGTGCACTTGGGCGCGGGCCAGACCAAGTCCGTGCAGCTCCGGCTGAAGGCGGCCGACCTGGCGCACTGGGACGTCACCCGCGGCAATTGGGTGGTGGAGTCGTCCTCCTATGACGTGCTCATCGGCTCCTCCTCCGCCGACATCCGCCAGCGGACGACGCTGCGGGTCAACGGTGAGAAGATCCCCGCCCGGGACCTGTCGAAGACGACCCAGGCGATTACATTCGACGACTACTCCGGGGCCAAGCTCGTCGACGAGTCCAAGGCGACCGGCACCGCAGTCGGCGGCGCCACCGGCGACTGGATCAAGTTCGCGGACGCCGACCTCGGCTCTGGACTGAAGGGCTTCAAAGCCCGGACGGCGAATGCCGACGCGGGCGACGGGTCGGTCCAGATCCGGCTCGACGGCGCGAACGGCCCGGTCGTCGGCACCGTGAGCGTGCCGTCCACCGGAGACAAGTACACCTACCGGGACGTCACCGCCGCGGTCACCGGAGCCACCGGCCGGCATGACGTCTACCTCGTGTTCAGCGGAGACCTCCGGCTGTGCACGTTCTCCTTCACCAAGTAG
- a CDS encoding transposase family protein: MANSVKYAAALSVREETLLFLSSLLHAERQRRGTRASRRALGCFAHAVLVLRWFLDGTRVKQLATDNAIGVSTAYRYLHEGVDVLAERRPNLHGALLAVRTAGYSHVNLDGTLIETDRIATPGPTRGVGLWWSGKHHHHGGNIQVVSAPDGWPLWTSDVRPGREHDTTCLRQHNILPVIALATPDLPALADLGYQGEAGTVRVPIKKPAQGQLSDDQKSANLIHAHLRSQAERANSLLKTTFKALRRVSLCPWRIGAITAAALVLLHQEHGRAT; the protein is encoded by the coding sequence GTGGCCAACAGTGTCAAATACGCCGCCGCACTGTCCGTGCGCGAGGAGACGTTGCTGTTCCTGTCCAGTCTGCTGCACGCTGAGCGGCAGCGCCGGGGTACCCGCGCCAGCCGCCGAGCGTTGGGCTGCTTCGCCCACGCAGTGCTGGTGCTGCGCTGGTTCCTCGACGGCACCCGGGTCAAGCAGCTGGCGACGGACAACGCTATCGGCGTCTCGACCGCATACCGGTACCTGCACGAAGGCGTCGATGTGCTCGCCGAGCGCCGGCCCAACCTGCACGGCGCGCTGCTGGCGGTCAGGACCGCCGGCTACAGCCACGTCAACCTCGACGGCACACTGATCGAAACCGACCGGATCGCCACACCGGGCCCGACCCGAGGGGTAGGCCTGTGGTGGTCGGGCAAGCACCACCATCATGGCGGCAACATCCAAGTCGTCTCCGCCCCCGACGGCTGGCCACTGTGGACGTCCGACGTCCGTCCCGGCCGGGAGCACGACACCACGTGTCTCCGTCAGCACAACATCCTGCCCGTGATCGCCCTGGCCACGCCGGACCTGCCTGCCCTGGCCGACCTGGGTTATCAAGGCGAAGCAGGAACAGTCCGCGTCCCGATCAAGAAACCCGCCCAGGGTCAACTGTCCGACGACCAGAAGAGCGCCAACCTCATCCACGCCCACTTACGCTCTCAAGCTGAACGGGCGAACTCCCTGCTCAAGACCACCTTCAAAGCACTGCGCCGGGTCAGCCTGTGCCCGTGGCGCATCGGTGCCATTACCGCAGCGGCGCTCGTGCTACTTCACCAAGAACACGGCCGGGCTACGTGA
- a CDS encoding DUF1272 domain-containing protein, whose product MLKMKQQCERCNGALPATAEAYVCSYECTYCPRCTEALTAACPNCAGELVRRPRRTTGAAAIAVRTPGRIVRLLRRSQRTRSRQPH is encoded by the coding sequence ATGCTGAAGATGAAGCAGCAATGTGAACGCTGCAACGGCGCCTTGCCCGCCACCGCCGAGGCATACGTGTGCAGCTACGAGTGCACGTACTGCCCCCGCTGCACCGAGGCGCTCACCGCCGCCTGCCCTAACTGCGCTGGAGAACTGGTCCGCCGCCCCCGCCGCACCACGGGCGCCGCCGCCATCGCCGTGCGCACCCCGGGCCGGATCGTCCGGCTACTGCGCCGATCCCAACGGACACGGTCCAGGCAACCTCACTGA
- a CDS encoding family 1 glycosylhydrolase, with the protein MSANTNTVFPEGFLSGAATAAYQIEGAVEEDGRTASIWDTFSHTPGKVLAGDTGDVATDHYRRWQEDVEAMSALGLGAYWFSISWPRVLPQADGRGDGTASPRVGCDDVEFVQQPGPYTEMGLPIDATGVEELLLRLHRDHPGLPLMITENGAAFDDRVTPEGRVHDGRRVAYLHDHLEALGRSIDAGVGVRGYFAWSLLDKFEWAYGYSKRFGIIHADYETQRRTWKDSAFWYRDIISAHAIVSEV; encoded by the coding sequence ATGAGCGCGAACACGAACACGGTCTTCCCGGAGGGCTTCCTGTCGGGCGCGGCCACTGCCGCGTACCAGATCGAGGGCGCGGTGGAGGAGGACGGCCGGACCGCGTCGATCTGGGACACGTTCAGTCATACGCCAGGCAAGGTGCTGGCCGGTGACACCGGCGACGTGGCGACCGACCATTATCGCCGGTGGCAGGAGGACGTCGAGGCGATGAGCGCCTTGGGCCTGGGCGCCTACTGGTTCTCGATCTCCTGGCCGAGGGTGCTGCCGCAGGCGGACGGGCGCGGCGACGGCACGGCCTCGCCGAGGGTGGGGTGTGACGACGTCGAGTTCGTCCAGCAGCCCGGGCCCTACACGGAGATGGGCTTGCCCATCGATGCGACCGGGGTGGAAGAGTTGCTGCTGCGGCTGCACCGCGACCACCCGGGGCTGCCATTGATGATCACTGAGAACGGCGCCGCGTTCGACGACCGGGTAACCCCGGAGGGACGGGTGCACGACGGTCGCCGGGTCGCATATCTGCATGACCATCTTGAGGCGCTCGGCCGGTCCATCGACGCCGGAGTGGGTGTACGAGGCTATTTCGCCTGGTCTCTGCTCGACAAGTTCGAGTGGGCGTACGGCTACTCAAAGCGTTTTGGCATCATCCATGCCGACTACGAGACGCAGCGGCGCACGTGGAAGGACAGCGCCTTCTGGTATCGGGACATCATCTCCGCCCATGCCATTGTGTCGGAGGTGTGA
- the yicI gene encoding alpha-xylosidase encodes MKFTDGYWLMREGVHAVHPVEVLDATTGPGSLTVHAPVKRIQHRGDLLEGPVVTIACTSPVPEVIGVRITHFAGEARRPEFELQDGPAEVEISVDDEAAVLTSGELSVRIDRGDQWRVDFLADGRTLTTSGSTAMAVIDTDDGKHYVREQLDLGVDHHVYGLGERFGPLVKNGQVVDVWNADGGTASEQAYKNVPFFLTNAGYGIFVNHPGHVSFEVASEAVSRVQFSVEGQSMEYFIIYGPTPKEILRKYTALTGRPARLPVWSYGLWLSTSFTTSYDETTVTSFIDGMAERDLPLSVFHFDCFWMREFNWCDFEWDPRTFPDPPGMLRRMKERGLKISLWINPYIAQRSPLFADGQARGYLLKRPNGDVWQWDRWQPGMAVVDFTNPEAREWYASKLDALLDMGVDCFKTDFGERIPTDVVYFDGSDPERMHNYYTYLYNQTVFDLLRKRRGEAEAIVFARSATAGTQQFPVHWGGDCESTFKAMGESLRGGLSLGMSGFGYWSHDIGGFEGTPDAALFKRWITFGLLSSHSRLHGSHSYRVPWLFDEDSVDVLRLFTKLKLRLMPYITGAARQAYTEGLPIMRAMVVEFPDDPACTHLERQYMLGDDLLVAPVFSESGEVSYYVPEGTWTHYLTGEQVAGPRWVRERHGFDSVPLLVRPGAVLPVGAVDDRPDYDYADGVTLRVYELPDGAHVATEIPAPTGETAATFMTSREADVVRVEATGAATGWQVLLVHVRSVGSVEGGMATEHEQGVLVQAAEDTLVVRGVA; translated from the coding sequence ATGAAGTTCACCGATGGCTACTGGCTGATGCGGGAGGGCGTGCATGCCGTCCACCCGGTCGAGGTTCTTGACGCGACGACCGGGCCCGGATCCCTGACGGTGCACGCGCCCGTCAAGCGGATCCAGCATCGAGGTGACCTGCTCGAGGGTCCGGTCGTCACGATCGCGTGCACGAGCCCCGTGCCGGAGGTCATCGGTGTCAGGATCACCCACTTTGCCGGAGAGGCGCGACGGCCAGAGTTCGAGCTGCAGGACGGGCCCGCCGAGGTGGAGATCTCGGTGGACGACGAGGCCGCTGTCCTCACCTCGGGTGAGTTGTCCGTACGGATCGACCGGGGCGACCAGTGGCGCGTCGACTTCCTGGCCGACGGTCGTACGCTCACCACGAGTGGGTCGACGGCCATGGCTGTCATCGACACCGACGACGGCAAGCACTACGTGCGGGAACAGCTGGATCTCGGCGTCGACCACCACGTCTACGGGCTGGGTGAACGCTTCGGGCCGCTGGTCAAGAACGGCCAGGTCGTCGATGTCTGGAACGCCGATGGCGGCACCGCCAGCGAGCAGGCATACAAGAACGTCCCGTTCTTCCTCACCAACGCCGGCTACGGCATCTTCGTCAACCACCCTGGGCATGTGTCCTTCGAGGTCGCCTCGGAGGCGGTATCGCGGGTGCAGTTCAGCGTCGAGGGCCAGTCGATGGAGTACTTCATCATCTACGGTCCGACGCCGAAGGAGATCCTGCGCAAGTACACCGCGCTGACCGGGCGTCCCGCGCGGCTGCCCGTGTGGTCGTACGGCCTGTGGCTGTCCACCTCGTTTACCACGTCGTACGACGAGACGACGGTGACCAGCTTCATTGACGGGATGGCCGAGCGGGATCTGCCGCTGTCGGTCTTCCACTTCGACTGTTTCTGGATGCGCGAGTTCAACTGGTGTGACTTCGAGTGGGATCCGAGGACCTTCCCCGACCCGCCCGGGATGCTCAGGCGGATGAAGGAGCGGGGACTGAAGATCAGCCTGTGGATCAACCCGTATATCGCGCAACGCTCGCCGCTGTTCGCGGACGGTCAGGCCAGGGGCTACCTGCTCAAGCGGCCCAATGGGGACGTGTGGCAGTGGGACCGGTGGCAGCCGGGCATGGCGGTGGTCGACTTCACCAACCCCGAGGCCCGGGAGTGGTACGCCTCGAAGCTGGACGCGCTGCTCGACATGGGCGTCGACTGTTTCAAGACCGACTTCGGCGAGCGCATCCCGACCGACGTGGTGTACTTCGATGGCTCCGATCCGGAGCGGATGCACAACTACTACACCTACCTCTACAACCAGACGGTGTTCGACCTCCTCCGTAAGCGCCGCGGAGAGGCCGAGGCGATCGTCTTCGCGCGTTCGGCCACAGCGGGCACCCAGCAATTCCCGGTCCACTGGGGCGGCGACTGCGAGTCCACCTTCAAGGCGATGGGTGAGAGCCTGCGCGGCGGCCTGTCGCTCGGGATGTCGGGTTTCGGCTACTGGAGCCACGACATCGGGGGCTTCGAGGGAACCCCTGACGCCGCCCTGTTCAAGCGGTGGATCACGTTCGGCCTGCTCTCCTCGCACAGCCGGCTGCACGGCAGCCACTCCTACCGGGTTCCGTGGCTGTTCGACGAGGACTCCGTCGACGTGCTCCGACTGTTCACCAAGCTGAAGCTGCGGCTCATGCCGTACATCACCGGAGCGGCGCGGCAGGCCTACACCGAGGGACTGCCGATCATGCGGGCGATGGTCGTCGAGTTCCCCGACGACCCGGCGTGCACGCATCTGGAGCGGCAGTACATGCTCGGCGACGATCTGCTCGTCGCACCCGTGTTCTCCGAGAGCGGTGAGGTCTCCTACTACGTGCCCGAGGGGACGTGGACGCACTACCTCACGGGGGAGCAGGTCGCCGGGCCACGGTGGGTCCGCGAACGTCATGGCTTCGACAGCGTGCCGCTGCTCGTACGACCCGGTGCGGTGCTTCCGGTCGGCGCGGTCGACGACCGGCCCGACTACGACTACGCCGACGGTGTCACGCTGCGTGTGTACGAGTTGCCCGACGGTGCCCATGTCGCGACCGAGATCCCGGCGCCGACCGGGGAGACCGCTGCGACGTTCATGACCTCCCGCGAGGCCGACGTCGTACGGGTCGAGGCGACCGGCGCCGCAACAGGCTGGCAGGTCCTCCTCGTCCATGTACGGTCGGTCGGGTCCGTCGAGGGGGGCATGGCCACCGAGCACGAACAGGGCGTACTCGTCCAGGCCGCAGAGGACACGCTTGTCGTCAGGGGGGTCGCATGA
- a CDS encoding MurR/RpiR family transcriptional regulator: MRIEERIAQYHADLSPQERRAADTLIEHLDDLTAYRAAELAALAGVSKATMSRLFRSLGFADFDEVREHLRALRSAGEPRRVQVPPSLTGYAVQQADAIHKALQQPALTDVVDLLAAARRVTVVGWRNSYPVAMHLRQQLAHARADVRLAPLPGQVIGEELADITAGDLIVVVGFRRRPAGFGSFMAEAAATRADLVLLADPTAREHAAYSRYWLNCPISTGLAFDSYAAVMSLVSVIADGVLSTIGSPARRRISGISSAYRRLDEVE, translated from the coding sequence GTGAGAATCGAGGAGCGCATCGCGCAGTACCATGCCGACCTCTCGCCCCAGGAACGCCGCGCCGCCGATACGCTGATCGAGCACCTCGACGATCTGACGGCCTACCGGGCCGCAGAACTCGCCGCCCTGGCCGGGGTATCCAAGGCCACCATGAGCCGGCTGTTCCGCAGCCTGGGCTTCGCCGACTTCGACGAGGTACGAGAACACCTCCGCGCGCTGCGGTCCGCCGGCGAGCCCCGACGGGTGCAGGTGCCGCCCAGTCTCACCGGCTACGCGGTCCAACAGGCCGACGCGATCCACAAGGCGCTTCAGCAGCCTGCGCTCACCGACGTGGTCGACCTCCTCGCCGCCGCCCGCAGGGTCACCGTCGTCGGCTGGCGCAACAGCTACCCGGTCGCCATGCATCTTCGCCAGCAACTCGCCCACGCCCGAGCGGACGTGCGGCTGGCGCCGCTGCCCGGCCAGGTCATCGGCGAGGAACTCGCCGACATCACCGCCGGAGACCTCATCGTGGTCGTGGGCTTCCGCCGCCGCCCGGCCGGGTTCGGCTCCTTCATGGCCGAGGCCGCAGCCACCCGCGCCGACCTGGTGCTGCTCGCCGATCCCACGGCCCGCGAACATGCAGCCTATTCCCGTTACTGGCTCAACTGCCCGATCTCGACCGGCCTGGCCTTCGACAGCTACGCGGCGGTGATGAGCCTGGTGAGCGTCATCGCCGACGGCGTGCTGTCGACGATCGGCTCGCCCGCCCGCAGGCGGATCTCCGGTATCAGCAGCGCTTATCGACGCCTCGACGAAGTGGAGTGA
- a CDS encoding allantoate amidohydrolase, with translation MTDAEILLARCAELNRFSARPDGLERVYLSREHAQVNSRVAQWMAQAGLRTWQDAAGNQCGRREGRTPDLPALLLGSHLDTVPDAGSYDGMLGVLMAVAVAERLGDRVSELPFALEVIGFGDEEGTRFGTTLLGSRAVAGRWNEAWWDLRDRDGITLHRAFTDFGLDPTRVADAARAPEELVGYLEAHIEQGPHLEAADRSLGYVTTIAAARRFTLSILGEARHAGGTPYPRRRDALVGASEAITAVEHIARTCGCLATVGRIAVAPGAVNVVPGRADFSLDLRAATDEDRDAAWDMIRARIQDICSARGLRFEALEIHRAAATPCATWLRAAVASGIATTGDAEPLGLWSPAGHDAMAIGHVTDVGMLFVRCHDGISHHPSENVREIDVARGLDALENAVLAIAGERLRQ, from the coding sequence ATGACCGACGCGGAAATCCTCCTCGCCCGCTGCGCCGAACTCAACCGTTTCTCCGCCCGTCCGGACGGGCTCGAACGCGTCTACCTGTCCCGCGAGCACGCGCAGGTCAACAGCCGGGTGGCCCAGTGGATGGCGCAGGCCGGACTGCGTACCTGGCAGGACGCGGCGGGCAACCAGTGCGGACGCCGCGAGGGCCGCACACCCGACCTGCCGGCGTTGCTCCTGGGGTCTCACCTCGACACCGTGCCCGACGCCGGCAGCTACGACGGGATGCTCGGCGTCCTGATGGCCGTCGCGGTGGCCGAGCGGCTCGGTGACCGGGTAAGCGAGCTGCCCTTCGCCCTCGAAGTGATCGGCTTCGGTGACGAGGAGGGCACCCGGTTCGGAACGACGCTACTCGGAAGCCGCGCCGTCGCCGGGCGGTGGAATGAGGCCTGGTGGGACCTGCGCGACCGCGACGGCATCACACTCCACCGCGCCTTCACCGACTTCGGGCTGGACCCGACGCGAGTGGCCGACGCCGCCCGCGCACCGGAGGAGTTGGTCGGGTATCTCGAGGCCCACATCGAGCAAGGCCCCCACCTGGAGGCGGCGGACCGGTCGCTCGGCTACGTCACCACGATCGCCGCGGCGCGGCGCTTCACGTTGAGCATCCTCGGCGAGGCACGCCACGCCGGGGGTACGCCGTACCCGCGCCGGCGGGACGCCCTGGTCGGCGCCAGCGAGGCGATCACCGCCGTGGAGCACATCGCCCGCACCTGCGGCTGTCTCGCCACCGTCGGTCGGATAGCGGTCGCCCCCGGTGCGGTCAATGTGGTCCCCGGCCGCGCCGACTTCAGCCTCGACCTACGGGCCGCCACTGACGAAGACCGGGACGCCGCCTGGGACATGATCCGGGCCCGCATCCAGGACATCTGCTCCGCTCGCGGCCTGCGGTTCGAGGCGCTGGAGATACATCGGGCGGCGGCAACACCGTGCGCGACGTGGCTGCGGGCGGCGGTTGCCAGCGGCATCGCGACGACGGGCGACGCCGAGCCGCTCGGTCTGTGGAGCCCCGCCGGTCACGACGCGATGGCGATCGGGCACGTCACCGACGTGGGCATGCTGTTCGTCCGGTGCCACGACGGCATCAGCCACCATCCGTCCGAGAACGTGCGCGAAATCGACGTCGCTCGCGGCCTCGACGCCCTCGAGAACGCGGTGTTGGCCATCGCCGGCGAGAGACTGCGGCAGTGA
- a CDS encoding LacI family DNA-binding transcriptional regulator translates to MVKITDVARHAGVSPSTVSYVLSGKRSISEETRRRVGESIRELGYRPHAGARALASNRSNVLALVIPLRSGIHVPVVMQFAVSVVTTARRHDHDVLLLTQEEGEEGLRRVAGSSLVDALIVMDVQMRDARIPLLRTLDRPAVLIGFPAESAGLTCIDLDFKAAGEVCVDHLADLGHRCVGLIGSPSEVYERETGFAQRTADGFMAAARRYGLTSTLHPCEATPDAARAMVATLLDEHPDLTGVVVHNEPIVAPIVDAFRRAGRRVPDDLSVVAICPDELAEHAELPLTSVAIPAEEVGKRAVELLMEKLDGHEVPEATLLPPRLTQRASTAPHVDEV, encoded by the coding sequence GTGGTCAAGATCACTGACGTGGCGCGCCATGCTGGCGTGTCGCCGAGCACGGTCTCCTATGTGCTGAGCGGCAAGCGTTCCATCTCAGAGGAGACCCGGCGCCGGGTGGGGGAGAGCATCCGGGAGCTGGGCTACCGCCCGCACGCGGGGGCCCGCGCGCTGGCGAGCAATCGCTCGAACGTGCTCGCGTTGGTGATCCCGTTGCGTTCCGGTATCCACGTCCCGGTTGTGATGCAGTTCGCGGTCTCCGTGGTGACCACGGCCCGTCGGCACGATCATGACGTGCTGCTGCTCACCCAGGAGGAGGGCGAGGAAGGGCTGCGCCGGGTCGCCGGCAGTTCCCTGGTCGACGCGCTCATCGTGATGGACGTCCAGATGCGCGACGCGCGCATCCCGTTGCTGCGCACCTTGGACCGGCCCGCGGTGCTCATCGGCTTCCCCGCAGAATCCGCCGGGCTCACCTGCATAGACCTGGACTTCAAGGCGGCCGGTGAAGTCTGTGTCGACCATCTGGCCGATCTCGGGCACCGCTGCGTAGGGCTAATCGGTTCACCGTCCGAGGTCTACGAGCGGGAGACCGGGTTCGCGCAGCGGACCGCCGACGGTTTCATGGCCGCGGCCCGCCGCTATGGCCTCACCTCGACGCTGCACCCGTGCGAGGCGACTCCCGACGCCGCCCGTGCGATGGTCGCGACGCTGCTCGACGAGCACCCTGACCTGACCGGGGTGGTGGTGCACAACGAGCCGATCGTCGCACCGATCGTGGACGCGTTCCGGCGGGCCGGTCGGCGGGTTCCCGACGACCTGTCGGTGGTCGCCATCTGCCCCGACGAGCTGGCCGAGCACGCCGAGTTGCCGCTCACCTCGGTCGCCATCCCGGCCGAAGAGGTGGGGAAACGGGCCGTCGAACTGCTCATGGAAAAGCTGGACGGGCATGAGGTGCCGGAGGCAACGCTGCTGCCGCCACGCCTGACTCAACGCGCCAGCACCGCCCCGCACGTCGACGAAGTTTAA
- a CDS encoding HXXEE domain-containing protein gives MTSTSCSAETSGCARSPSPSSRRPVPRPPRGGGGAPPSAHREPLIQIFISNRGRGPTATATWGLLAAWAIHDSEELVTMGGWLAGWLDRAGPRLRARFPQVPERVWDQVRVSPSQARIAIGAMGAVMAAAAASGARTGGRSRFYQPTLVGFGLQAGGHVAQAVVTRGYTPGVVTAPLVAAPFSLWAWRRLRASGVPRDGHAAVVGAALLLPITAAACHALARMLAPHRPR, from the coding sequence ATGACGTCTACCTCGTGTTCAGCGGAGACCTCCGGCTGTGCACGTTCTCCTTCACCAAGTAGTCGCAGACCGGTGCCCCGCCCCCCCCGGGGTGGGGGCGGGGCACCCCCATCGGCCCATCGAGAACCCCTCATCCAGATTTTCATATCGAACCGGGGTCGGGGACCGACTGCGACGGCCACCTGGGGACTGCTGGCGGCCTGGGCGATCCACGACAGTGAAGAACTCGTCACGATGGGCGGCTGGCTGGCTGGCTGGCTGGACCGGGCCGGGCCGCGGCTGCGGGCCCGGTTCCCGCAGGTGCCCGAGCGGGTCTGGGACCAGGTGAGGGTCAGCCCGTCGCAGGCGCGCATCGCAATCGGCGCGATGGGTGCCGTGATGGCCGCCGCCGCAGCCAGCGGGGCTCGCACCGGTGGCCGCAGCCGCTTCTACCAACCCACCCTGGTCGGGTTCGGCTTACAAGCGGGCGGCCACGTCGCCCAAGCGGTGGTCACCCGCGGATACACTCCTGGTGTGGTGACTGCGCCGCTGGTCGCCGCCCCGTTCTCGCTGTGGGCGTGGCGGCGCTTACGCGCGTCCGGCGTGCCCCGCGATGGTCACGCTGCGGTAGTGGGCGCGGCCCTGCTGCTACCGATCACCGCCGCAGCCTGCCACGCCCTGGCCCGCATGCTGGCACCGCACAGGCCACGCTGA